The Pantoea vagans genome contains the following window.
CGTGGAGACACCTTTCACCTGTCACCAAGCAAGTGGCGTCCCCTAGGGGATTCGAACCCCTGTTGCCGCCGTGAAAGGGCGGAGTCCTAACCGCTAGACGAAGGGGACACATACATGTCACGACTTCGCAGCCGTCTTGCTCATTACTTTTCTATCAGACAATCTGTGTGAGCACTTCGCGGGAAAGTATCTTCAGGTAAGGAGGTGATCCAACCGCAGGTTCCCCTACGGTTACCTTGTTACGACTTCACCCCAGTCATGAATCACAAAGTGGTAAGCGCCCTCCCGAAGGTTAAGCTACCTACTTCTTTTGCAACCCACTCCCATGGTGTGACGGGCGGTGTGTACAAGGCCCGGGAACGTATTCACCGTAGCATTCTGATCTACGATTACTAGCGATTCCGACTTCATGGAGTCGAGTTGCAGACTCCAATCCGGACTACGACGCACTTTATGAGGTCCGCTTGCTCTCGCGAGGTCGCTTCTCTTTGTATGCGCCATTGTAGCACGTGTGTAGCCCTACTCGTAAGGGCCATGATGACTTGACGTCATCCCCACCTTCCTCCAGTTTATCACTGGCAGTCTCCTTTGAGTTCCCGGCCGAACCGCTGGCAACAAAGGATAAGGGTTGCGCTCGTTGCGGGACTTAACCCAACATTTCACAACACGAGCTGACGACAGCCATGCAGCACCTGTCTCAGAGTTCCCGAAGGCACCAAAGCATCTCTGCTAAGTTCTCTGGATGTCAAGAGTAGGTAAGGTTCTTCGCGTTGCATCGAATTAAACCACATGCTCCACCGCTTGTGCGGGCCCCCGTCAATTCATTTGAGTTTTAACCTTGCGGCCGTACTCCCCAGGCGGTCGACTTAACGCGTTAGCTCCGGAAGCCACTCCTCAAGGGAACAACCTCCAAGTCGACATCGTTTACGGCGTGGACTACCAGGGTATCTAATCCTGTTTGCTCCCCACGCTTTCGCACCTGAGCGTCAGTCTTTGTCCAGGGGGCCGCCTTCGCCACCGGTATTCCTCCAGATCTCTACGCATTTCACCGCTACACCTGGAATTCTACCCCCCTCTACAAGACTCTAGCCTGCCAGTTTCGAATGCAGTTCCCAGGTTAAGCCCGGGGATTTCACATCCGACTTGACAGACCGCCTGCGTGCGCTTTACGCCCAGTAATTCCGATTAACGCTTGCACCCTCCGTATTACCGCGGCTGCTGGCACGGAGTTAGCCGGTGCTTCTTCTGCGGGTAACGTCAATCGATGAAGCTATTAACTTCACCGCCTTCCTCCCCGCTGAAAGTACTTTACAACCCGAAGGCCTTCTTCATACACGCGGCATGGCTGCATCAGGCTTGCGCCCATTGTGCAATATTCCCCACTGCTGCCTCCCGTAGGAGTCTGGACCGTGTCTCAGTTCCAGTGTGGCTGGTCATCCTCTCAGACCAGCTAGGGATCGTCGCCTAGGTGAGCCATTACCCCACCTACTAGCTAATCCCACCTGGGCACATCCGATGGTGTGAGGCCCGAAGGTCCCCCACTTTGGTCCGAAGACGTTATGCGGTATTAGCTACCGTTTCCAGTAGTTATCCCCCTCCATCAGGCAGTTTCCCAGGCATTACTCACCCGTCCGCCACTCGTCACCCGAGAGCAAGCTCTCTGTGCTACCGTTCGACTTGCATGTGTTAGGCCTGCCGCCAGCGTTCAATCTGAGCCATGATCAAACTCTTCAATTTAAAGTTTGATTTGCTGCAACCAGTGCAGCGATGCTCATCTGTAAAACGTCATAATGAATTTCATTATGTGTTCACTCGTGAGACTTGATATTTTTTACGTCCGGAGACGTTGATATCAATCCTGCGAGTGCCCACACAGATTGTCTGATAAATTGTTAAAGAGCGGTGCAATCAGCGCCTTAAGCTGCTGTTGCGAGGTGGCGTATATTACGCTTTCCTCCTTCAGAGTCAAACACTTTTTTCAGCGTTTTTCTCCGGCGGGGTGAATCACTTCACACCCTGCTGAGCCGTCTGCGTTGCCGCTTTGCCGTCTCAGTGGTGGCGCATTATAGGGAGTTAATTCTGGCTGACAAGGGTTTATTGCAAAAAAATGATCGTTCGACCTAAATTTAGCCACAACGCTCTATTTCACAACGATTTGCCTGGTAACTGTGCAAAATCCTGGGCAAAAACTGCGACTTTATCCCAATCGGTGTACTCCACTTCTTTAGATGTGTCCGTCTCACCTCCAGTCATACGCATGATCAGTTGAATCATGATGCGATCAAACCAGCGATAACGTGGATAACGCAGAGCGCCAGCAAACACAGCACAGCAATCGGGCTGCCACGGTGACTGTTCCAGAAACTTACGAGTATACGCATTGGTCACAGGCGTGCACTTCTCTGCCTTACGCGCCGTCAGGTTGACGCTAAAGAAGCCGCTAACACGCTGCTGCAACTCGGCCTTGTGCTGCGAGACAAACTTAATCAATGCAGGATGGAAATGACCGTAACGAATGGATGCGCCAATCAACACACGATCATACTGTGACCACTCCACCTTCTCAGCCTCAAGCAGGTCAATCACATCACACAGCTGCTGTGGCGCTAACGCCTGCGCCATACGTGCCGCGATCTCACGGGTTTGCCCATCGCGACTGGAATAAAGAATTAATGCTTTCATCAAATAATCCTGTTTCTCTTTTTATTCACGCCAGAAAGTCGGCGTAAACAGCACCAGCAGTGTGAACACCTCAAGGCGGCCAAACAGCATGGTCAAAATCAAAATCCACTTAGCGACATCATTCATTGAAGTGAAGTTATCGGCCACCACCCCCAACCCCGGTCCGAGGTTATTCAGCGTTGCCGCCACCGCCGCAAAAGCAGAGAAGTCATCCACGCCGGTCGCAATAATCGCCAGCATACTCAGTAGAAACACCAGCGCGTAAGCGGAGAAGAATCCCCATACCGCTTCAAGAATGCGTTCCGGCAGTGCACGATTGCCCAATTTGATGGTGTAAACCGCGTTAGGATGCACCAGGCGCTTCAGTTCACGTGAACCCTGCTTAAACAGCAGCAGGATACGAATCACTTTCAAACCACCACCGGTTGATCCCGCCATGCCACCGATAAAAGCCGAGCAAAGCAGCAGCACCGGTAAGAACAGCGGCCAACGTGCGATGCTGTCAGTAGTAAAGCCTGCCGTGGTGGCCATCGACACCACCTGGAAAAACGCCTGATTCAGAGTTTGCCAGCCGCTGGCGTAGACGTTGTGGAACCACAGCACTATCGTACAGATCAGCACTAACGTCAGTTGTACGCCAATAAACATGCGGAATTCGGGATCGCGCCAGTAAACTTTAAGGCTGCGCCCGCTTAACAGAGAGAAATGCAGGCCATAGTTACAGCCCGAGATCAGCAGGAATACCGCCACGATGGTATTAATAGTGGGGCTATTGAAGTAACCGATACTCGCATCATGTGTCGAGAAGCCACCAATGGCGATGGTGGAGAAACTGTGGCCGATAGCATCAAACACCGGCATCCCCGCCAGCCATAACGCTACCGCGCACGCCACGGTCAGCAGGACGTAGATCAGCCACAATGTTTTAGCCGTTTCAGCAATACGCGGACGCATTTTATTATCTTTCAGCGGTCCTGGCATTTCAGCGCGATACAACTGCATACCGCCGACGCCCAGAATAGGCAGGATGGCGACGGCCAAAACGATGATCCCCATACCGCCAAGCCACTGCAGCATCTGACGATAAAACAGAATCGCTTTGGGCAAGGTATCCAGCCCGACTAAGGTGGTTGCACCCGTGGTCGTCAGGCCAGAAAAGGACTCAAAGAACGCATCAGTCACCGACAAATGCGGCTGCTCGGCAAA
Protein-coding sequences here:
- the hemG gene encoding menaquinone-dependent protoporphyrinogen IX dehydrogenase, yielding MKALILYSSRDGQTREIAARMAQALAPQQLCDVIDLLEAEKVEWSQYDRVLIGASIRYGHFHPALIKFVSQHKAELQQRVSGFFSVNLTARKAEKCTPVTNAYTRKFLEQSPWQPDCCAVFAGALRYPRYRWFDRIMIQLIMRMTGGETDTSKEVEYTDWDKVAVFAQDFAQLPGKSL
- the trkH gene encoding Trk system potassium transporter TrkH, producing MHFRAITRIVGLLVILFSVTMILPGLVALIYRDGAGRAFSQTFMMAIVIGSLLWWPNRKKKTELKPREGFLIVVLFWTVLGSVGAMPFIFAEQPHLSVTDAFFESFSGLTTTGATTLVGLDTLPKAILFYRQMLQWLGGMGIIVLAVAILPILGVGGMQLYRAEMPGPLKDNKMRPRIAETAKTLWLIYVLLTVACAVALWLAGMPVFDAIGHSFSTIAIGGFSTHDASIGYFNSPTINTIVAVFLLISGCNYGLHFSLLSGRSLKVYWRDPEFRMFIGVQLTLVLICTIVLWFHNVYASGWQTLNQAFFQVVSMATTAGFTTDSIARWPLFLPVLLLCSAFIGGMAGSTGGGLKVIRILLLFKQGSRELKRLVHPNAVYTIKLGNRALPERILEAVWGFFSAYALVFLLSMLAIIATGVDDFSAFAAVAATLNNLGPGLGVVADNFTSMNDVAKWILILTMLFGRLEVFTLLVLFTPTFWRE